In Passer domesticus isolate bPasDom1 chromosome 7, bPasDom1.hap1, whole genome shotgun sequence, one genomic interval encodes:
- the MCOLN3 gene encoding mucolipin-3, producing MENPEVAVSSCSPHDDENLCSYKRHSSVSQEGLLEDQLRRKLKFFFMNPCEKFWARGRKPWKLGIQLLKIVMVTVQLVVFGLSNQMVVAFKEENTVAFKHLFLKGYMDRMDDTYAVYTQTDVYDQIFFAINQYLQLPNISVGNHAYEKRGAEVTPLAVCQQFYKRGIICPGNDTFDIDPEIVTDCLYIEPTTSLDNNTTMGKHNLNFTLDFPRLVAVQLTFNLKAINLQTVRHHELPDCYDFTLRIVFDNKAHSGRIKISLDNDIAIRECKDWHVSGSIQKNTHYMMIFDAFVILTCLASLILCTRSVIKGIWLQREFVSFFLYYYKKEVSFSDQMEFVNGWYILIIVSDVLTIVGSTLKMEIQAKSLTSYDVCSILLGISTMLVWLGVIRYLGFFQKYNLLILTLRAALPNVMRFCCCAAMIYLGYCFCGWIVLGPYHVKFRTLNMVSECLFSLINGDDMFATFAQMQQKSYLVWLFSRIYLYSFISLFIYMVLSLFIALITDTYETVKHYQQDGFPETELKKFISQCKDSPTSGRYRLEEESSSSLFCCCNGCSGHI from the exons atggAAAATCCTGAAGTGGCTGTGAGCAGCTGCAGTCCGCATGACGATGAAAACCTTTGCAGCTACAAACGACACTCATCAGTATCACAGGAGGGGCTTTTGGAAGATCAGCTTAGAAGGAAgttaaaatttttcttcatgAACCCATGTGAGAAATTTTGGGCTCGGGGCAGAAAGCCTTGGAAACTTGGGATTCAATTACTGAAAATTGTAATGGTTACAGTCCAG CTGGTGGTTTTTGGATTGAGCAACCAAATGGTGGTTGCCTTCAAAGAAGAGAACACTGTTGCATTCAAACACCTGTTCTTGAAAGGATACATGGACAGAATGGATGATACCTATGCTGTATACACACAAACAGATGTCTATGACCAGATATTCTTTGCAATAAACCAG TACCTCCAGCTGCCCAACATCTCTGTTGGCAATCATGCTTATGAGAAGAGGGGAGCAGAAGTGACACCTCTGGCTGTTTGTCAGCAGTTCTACAAGCGAGGAATCATCTGTCCTGGAAACGACACCTTTGATATAGACCCAGAGATTGTGACTG ACTGCTTGTACATTGAGCCAACGACTTCACTAGACAACAACACAACAATGGGAAAGCACAATTTGAATTTCACTCTGGACTTCCCCAG GCTGGTGGCAGTGCAGCTCACGTTCAATCTGAAGGCAATCAACCTCCAGACCGTCCGTCACCACGAGCTCCCCGACTGTTACGATTTCACTCTGCGG ATCGTGTTCGATAATAAAGCACACAGTGGAAGAATTAAAATAAGTCTAGACAATGACATAGCCATCAGGGAATGTAAAGATTGGCATGTTTCTGGATCAA TACAGAAGAACACTCATTACATGATGATCTTCGATGCTTTTGTCATATTGACTTGTCTGGCTTCATTGATCCTCTGCACACGATCAGTGATTAAAGGAATTTGGCTCCAAAGG GAATTTGTAAGCTTTTTCCTATATTATTATAAGAAAGAAGTATCTTTCAGTGATCAAATGGAATTTGTCAATGGATGGTACATCCTGATTATAGTTAGTGATGTCCTAACTATTGTTGGATCAACTCTAAAGATGGAGATACAAGCTAAG agtctGACAAGTTATGATGTCTGCAGCATACTCTTAGGAATATCTACTATGCTTGTGTGGCTTGGAGTCATTCGCTACCTAGGTTTCTTTCAGAAGTATAAT CTTCTCATCCTAACACTGCGAGCAGCATTACCCAATGTAATGAGGTTCTGCTGTTGTGCTGCTATGATCTACCTGGGCTATTGTTTCTGTGGATGGATTGTACTGGGGCCATACCACGTGAAG TTTCGCACTCTGAACATGGTTTCTGAGTGCCTTTTTTCATTGATCAATGGAGATGACATGTTTGCCACCTTTGCacaaatgcagcagaaaagttACTTGGTTTGGTTATTCAGTAGGATCTACCTCTACTCCTTCATCAGTCTGTTCATCTATATGGTGCTGAGTCTCTTCATTGCACTCATTACAGATACATATGAAACAGTCAAG CACTACCAGCAAGATGGCTTTCCAGAGACAGAACTTAAGAAATTTATATCACAGTGCAAAGACTCACCAACCTCTGGGAGGTACAGGTTAGAGGAGGAAAGTTCTTCATCTCTCTTCTGTTGTTGTAATG GTTGTAGTGGACATATTTAA